The genomic stretch CAGGATCCTGCAGGGTTGAACGTCCTTCGGTAGAAAGCCATTGAAGTTGAAAATCGCTTTGAAATCGCAGAGGTTAATCACAAGTGACTTGCCTTCAGCTTGTTCATGGAAGAAGTGGCAAGTTTGGCCCAAATTCTACTTTGCCCAACATTCTAACATTCTAAgttctaaattctaaattctaaattctaacATTCTAATGCAAACATCTTGGTTGCTTGGTGATTATAATGTCATCAAATAGAATGCTTCTAGCAGGAAGTGCATTCCATGAAAACTGACAGATCAAGAACACTCACCTACACTTTGCACAAATGTTCAGTTCATACACCGAGGGAAATAcagttactgtatatttgtggaAATGTGAGCGAGTTGTGtattatttgtgtgcgtgtgtgtgtgtgagagatagagacagagagagagagagagagagagagagagagagagagtgtgtgtgtgtgtgtgtttgtgtctgtctgtttggagGGCACAGGATCGTGGTCTAATTTTTTCTCTTTGACTTTGCACTTGAAATTGGTGGCGCAGGTGCCTTTTCAAGCCCCCATCCCATCCTTCTATTGGACTACAAGTTTGGAAGGGTCACCATGACGCAATATGCTTCCGTTTCATTGGCCGTACAGAACATTTGTGGGTGGGGCTTAAGGCTGTGGGTGGGACTGCTATCTCTAGGGGCTTCACATGCACTGAGACATTAGTTTATTTTTACCTCCGCtaaattgtctgtctgtctgttagcaagataactcaaaaagtaatggatggatttcgatgaaattttcagggaaggtcagacatgaccctaggaagaaactattaaattgggagtgatccgtaacaccgtcgggattccggagccgttaaTGTGTTTCGctcagtggtgtaatggcatggtatggccacatgttggcgatcggaatagtttaggttcaaatgtatgacaacctaggaagaacaacacaggcggaggtctgtgctctctgagtgcttttctagttttctctgttatctgttttcttttatcttttagaaaagacaaaaaagacacttgaaaataaaatgttgatgCAAGCTGTGATGTTGACACTCTTTTGTGTTGGGGCTGGCATGGGGTGTACAGAGGCGTTGTAGATGTGAACAGGGACTTGAGTATTTTGGAGCAGTTGGTGTCAGTTGGAGCAGTGATCACTGCAAACACCAGGGCCTTGGAAGTAGATGTGGCAGCTTATTATCTCATATGCAGAAAGTTGgaattgtttgttgtgttgtataagagcaacaaaatatttttccaaACGTTTACAATCAATCAATTTTATATAGGCGATGCACTGGTTTCTGAAATAACAGGGACAACAATTTTAGCTATTGGAATGTCTATTTGACTTGTGTTAACATTATGTGAGGGCAGCAAGTTAATATAGtggatgaaaagaaaatatttaggctatttattaGTAATTCTCTTATTCTCTGAGTTACCGAAAGAAGAGTCATTGTTTTATAATGGTAATAAATATAAGGGCAGCAGTCTTGCTCTAACAGTACCTCTGAACTGGTGGGTGTCGCAAACCTGGCATAGAAAGAGTTCAGCTCCTCTGCAAGACAAACTGAGGTCGCATCTGCTCTGTGGCTCTTTCCTTTGTAGTCAGTGATGGTCCTTAGCCCACTCCACATATCCCTGGTATTGGATCCTGTTTAACATGACTCCACTTTTTCTCTGTGCTGTCTCTTGGCCAATTTAATGGATTTTTCTTAATTCATAACGGGCTATTTTGTACTCACTAGGGTTACCAGACTGGTAGGCTACTGTCCGGGCCTTGAGTGCTGAAGAGACCTCTCCATTCACCCATGGTTTTTGATTAGGAAAAGTTCGCACAGTCACTCGCGGTACAACGTCATCAATGCACTTACAAATGTAGTCTGATACAATTCCAGTGTAATCATCGATGTTATCCGCCTAAAACATACCCGTCTGTTGTTTGGAAACAGGCACGTAGTGTAGCATTTGATTGATCATTCAGTGTTTTCTCCATTATTTTTTAGCAGGcattgataataaaaaaaataatgaaaaagtgTTCCCTTTTAAGCCATAGGCCTATTATCTGTAACACCTCTCTCCTTTGTTGAATTACACTGTAAATCCCTGATAAAACACTTTTTGTATCGCATCTATCGTGTGTTAGGACGTTTTCAGTAACTTGCTTACACATATGAAGGGAACATTTCCATCAAATTTGAATTTCCCTTGTAGGGGAACAGTGTAATTAATTTTATAATTaattgagtgacttatttgattgctattctcatttcattgttttatttctcattaggttagtgcttaaaatgattgttttattgataatattgctattctccctattgtcattgttcactattaattgaatttgtattgttattatttatttgtatgtcgctttggacaaaggcgtctgctaaataaccataaccataaccataaccataaccaaaggCACATTAACTGAAATAGGAAATCGCTGTGATGTCATCACGTATTTGATCCACACGAACGTCACTGACGTCAATGACGTCACTCAACGTCATTTATTTGTTCATCTAtgacgtttaaaaaaaaaaaaagaatcattgCCATATGGGCTTCACTCGAACAATCTGTTGTCTCTTCTTTTATTAACAGTAACAGTTTTAGATACAGTAAACAATCAACTTCTCTGAAAATCCAATTCAAAATCCAAGGAATAGGTAAGGTATAATACATATGGATataattgaaagaaaaaaatatttaaaggtTTAAATTGCGGAACTTCTGCGTTGGTAATGGAAAGATCTTTGGCCTCTGACCATACTAGTAGGCTAGAAAAGGCCTTGAGGACCTTGCAGTTTTGCGTCCAACTAAACTGTTTCCAGCTCAGTAGGCTATCAGAAAAAACCCAGGAGAAAACCCTGTCGGTGGCGCAAAGAAGGCTATAGGATAGTATGCCAATTTCAAACAGCCATTCCCACGTTAAGAAATGATCGTTTTATTCTCTTCGTCCATTTTAAATACCTTCGTTAGCTTCAGTTGCTTTGCCTTTCACTCGTGTTTGAAAATCTTCAGTCTGAAAATAAGTAATCTGCCAAACTATTTATGGTAACCTGAAATAATGGAAAGGTGCATTCAGCATAGAAGAATTGCGAGTCTAATGAAGTAAGTGTGCCTTTACAAGTGGTCGCTGCTGAACACTGGTAAAGGTAAGTGCCCTATCAATATCcattgtgttctctctgcataTTCTAATCTCAAACTGAAATTAATTGCTCCTCATTATGGTGTTCTTGTCCGTTCATCGTTTGCGTAAATACGCCCAAGTGGCTAAACAGTCCTGGCTCTGTAAATTATGGAAAGCAAATATATGTGGTTCAGACGGAGCCATAAACAATAATGCCAACCAATTAACTGAGGAGTGTCTTAGGAACATTGAAGGAATTCACATAGGCTAATGGTGGCTGTAGAGCGCAAATAGCGCAAAACCTTCCCGAGAACCGAAACGAATTGAATAAAAATGCCTATTTGATCTAATTTTAGAATTAATTATTATTCATTGACATAGGCTATCACTGTGAatcttgcattttttttttaatgactacCGCCTTAACAATGTTTAGCCTGCCAACGATCACACCAATGCAAATGTTAGTGAACATGCGTCTGTAACGCCTTCCACATAACGTAGGTTACATTTAATATGGCCAAGCCTCATAGTTTTCAAGAGCAATGGAAGCCTGTAACCTATTTAGACTTTCGCTCATACATCTTATTAATTTCTGGCCATAATAAAGTTAGGTGGTTTCGAAGGTGTTGGGCATCGTCGGCGTCAGTGGCCATATGCAAGCTGCGTTTATGGTGTCACCATCACAGTGAGAGTAAATAAGAAGCCTGGGATTTACGAGTTAATTTACAAGGCAACCGTCTTTCATTCTGCACGATAGAACGCCATCTCATGGCATATCTCAAGTGATTCTCTCGAGCTTCAAGAAAATACTGGTAAACTACTAGATTTTCCATCTGTTGAGCTTTTTAGcctatttgtgttcatttgtagGCTACTCCTGCTGACTCTTAAGTAGGGacacatagcctaaattaaGGAACATGTATTAACTctagggtgaccacctgtcccgctttacgttgtactgtacagcaattttacccgtggtcccgcctcacgcaaattgagcatctgtcccgctttttcgttcgaccctggccaattgaaaataaacacacagatacgcccacaggcgtagtgttaacttacgtccaatagttcaaaggagagcaataaaatcggtagtcgataggctgagtcgtacgtcaatcaaactgttgcctggtgcacgaacgcctcctcaacgttgtcaaagatctcaaattggagagcgcgctcctcggtcaggttaagcagccatggccagtgtggccacgagaaagagaagatgcactttCAGCGAATGGACCGCAACATATACTCTTGGCAAAGAGCTGTAGACGGCGAAGCAGAGagggcattttgcatttgcgtttttccctggggcatggtgaagaatacgatgtgaagcgacatggtgcaagtgagtactacaaaactaaaaaaaacactccgagagcgcagacctatagtccaagcgaaaacacaaccgcctcctggataactcccatttaatcgtttgttccgtgggtcatttcagacctttcctgaaaatcccatccttaactttttgagttatcttgcgaaccaacagacagacaagcaaacagacaaacaagccccgatgaaaaaaaacacatcaaagaaacatgcaaatcataaaagattctggtttacctatttgcactgaaatagttcaactttctatGCAAGCCTCAACTAGGCTATAGACTAGGCCTTATATTTGGTTGAACTTAGGCTAGGTgggtctaatattttttttggattttaagaatttgattcactgagtgcattctttcagctgcataatgcctggtcccttggacagctgacaattttgatagtcccaataaagatgagatgttgcgaaattaatgttttgtcttttagcctaggtagtcttaatcttatgtcggtagattaaaaaaaatgttgcttagtaaattagatctggcaatatatcttaagtttaaagttattgcgtctgtcccacattgtccctctttaccatgctacttgtcccacattttgtctgactggaggtggtcaccctaatTAACTCTGGCTTTCACAGCTCACCCTTACCTCAACACTTTCCCTCCCTTCAGATATGAGGTGCTGCGATCAGCACCTGAAGCGGACCGAGCCGGCCCCCGGGAGCAGCTGCAATGAGCCGGTGACCCCTGCACCGCGCTCGCGCCGCAACGGCTGGTCCGCGCGACCCACCACCCAGCAGCTGGTTTCCTACTTCACCTACATTTACTTGGTTGTTGTCGGATTTGGGATCTACATCCCACTGCTGCCCTCCCCATGGGACTCGTTGGCCTATGGTGTATCCTTTACTGTACTGTGAGTAGCCTAGATGCATGAGCTTTGAAAGCAACTCAGGATGTCTTAGGGTGGACAGGTGCGTGTGATTAGTTCCGTGTTCATCTTCCTATTTTCACCATTGCATATGGAAAAGCGTAGGACTTGCAGAAATATAACTGTTTATGTGGTCTAATCCTTCACCACTGTCAATCACCAACACTGGTCAGTTTTCTGTACATTTCAACATTCACTTGTAGTTTCTAAGCATCTCCATTTTGATTGGATTTGGCATTTCAACATGAAGGCTGGTGATGCTGGCTGCACCAAGCTATCAAAGTGCTGGCTTGTCTGCTCGCAGTCCCTAAAGATCATCCTGACATCTGAATAGGAACGTTTTATTTTGCACTCTCGGCCCATGGCGTTGGGAGCGTGCGGATGGCATTGGCCGTGGctgagatgagagcagaggTCTGATCCGTGGCTGGCATGGAGTCAGGGCAGCTGTGCTGGCTGTGCCTCCAGGAGCCTCGTTTTTCCAGACGGCCAccgcacacacagccctgctgtggcatgctggggggTTGATAGGCTCTTGACGTCAGGGCTGTCAGTGTGCACACTAGCGCATTGGTGGGCACATGGGTGTTTCATGGAGAGATGACTGCGCTCTACACTCTATGAGGTTTTTGTAAGCAGTGCTGGGCCTTGcctgttttcttctctgtctgagGTCAAATGTCAGACAATAATCAGAAGCTTATCTGTGATTCCCTTTTTTTAAAATAGGTTATATTGATATACAGAATATTTAGTTTCTTACCTCTCTTTCCAATCACTCTCTTTCCAAGTGAATTTTACCTTGACTTCAATCTACACAGCATCTTGgatttttctttgttcttcacCTGGTTGCCCACATTGCAGCTGTGTTGATAGACCCAGCAGAACCCATTGTGCGCGCTAGAAACTACGCCTCTACCTTGCCGACCTTTGACAAAAGCCAACATGCACATGTCATCCTTGACCTACACTGTAAAATCTGTGATATTGACGTGTGAGTGTACTGTCCTCATCAGATGTCTATTTGAGAAATATTTTCAGACTTTCCAAGTGATTTATTTTCACAAAGATTGTGCATGACCATGAATTATTCTCATCTCCATGTTACTTCTGTGCTGTTTCTCTCCCCTTTGTGTTGCTATCTGCAGGGGACCTCGAGCTAAACACTGCAAGGCTTGCAACAAATGTGTGACAGACTTTGACCACCACTGCAAATATATGAATAAttgtgtggggaggaggaacTATTGGTAAGAGGAAACTTGGCTTTGAGTATAATGTGTTTCTTTGGTTGCCATCAGGGCACTTTCAGCACCACTGTTTTGTTCCTCTTCAGACATGTGGTCATGAGCAGTCTCTTTGTAATGACTGCATGCTCTGGGTTTTAATGTCACAGTGCTACCTACCTGCAACCGTCCTGTGACCTGTTCTAGGATGTGGTGCTGGATATTTGTATGGATTAGAATGTGTCTTCTTTTATCCAACTATATTAGTTTTAATGGTCCAACCTGCAGGTTTTTCTTTGTGGCCGTTGTGACTGCTGCTATTGGAATGTTTCTGCTGCTCCTCATTGTTTTGTTCATCATCGTTGAGCACTCTTTGAACCCGGCCATACTCCGCACCGCCCCTCAGTTTCAGGGTAAGAGGACTGCTCGAATGCTTTCTGAGCAAACATGCATTAGTTTGAATGCTCCATGGTTACAATAACGCCCTGACTGTTAGCTGGCTACATGCAAAAGGGATGTTCCCTTTCAGATTACTTTCACACGTGTATGTCATGCGGCACAGTGCTATCTGTTCAGTCTGTACCTGTCTGTCCAGGTCTGAATAACTTGACATGGTTGGTGTTCCTCCCACTGGCTCCTGTGCACACCAGCTCCGCTGGACTCTTGGTAGTGAGCTGCTTCACCTTTTTACTGACGTTGGTTTTCTTGGTGGTTGTGATTCACCTGCTGGGATTTCATATATTTCTCTGTGAGTATGAAGAATAGGTATTTTTGCAGGTGTATATGATAATCAGaaatcaatcatcatcatcatcatcaaccgttttttattcagggaaaattgactgagcatcaagctcttttacagcaatgccctgagtcacaaaacatataacaacaataatcaaaataataaaacaagaataagaaaaataatacataaacaaattataaagcaataataataaaaacagagagaagagaagagggaaaagtatgtataaataataataataataataataataaaataaaaggtcTAAATATTAGTCAAAGCAAGAACATTTTACAACAGCCATATCATCAATCATACCTTTGAATTGGTCTAGTGACACAAACCTATCTAATTTGAATAATTCTTGGAATTTGTTCCATTTATTAGATGCAAAAAATGTAAAAGCTAATTTACCAAATTCTGATTTAATTTGAGGAGTTTGAAGAGATATAAAACCCTGTGAACGTGTATTGTGGCAGattgatttcatattcagaagagAAGTTAGGTAAGGAGGCAACTTTCCCAGTAATGCCTTATAAACAAAAAGGAGGCAGTGCCTTTCCCTCCTATCATAAAGGGAAGTCCATCCTACATTTTCATATAGTGTACAGTGATGAGTTCTAAACCCATCTCCAGTTATAAAACGTAGTGAACTGTGGTAAACTGCATCAAGTAATTTCAGAGTGGAAGGAgctgcatgcatatacacaatgTCACCATAATCTAGGACTGACAGTATGGTTGcttgaatgatggtcattctgCTTTCTAAAGAGAAACAGGACCTAATCCTGTAAAGTGCACCTAATttaatttttactttttttgtaagATCAAGCACATGAGTTTTAAATGAAAGTTTATTGTCTAGCCATATGCCAAGATATTTATATTGAGAAACTTGCTCAATTTTTGTCCCATTTAAGGAACTAATGTTATAGGCATCAAGGTCACACTTTCTAGATCTAGTAAAGATCATACATTTAGTTTTAGCTTCATTTAGAACCAGTTTAAGATCATTTAAAGACTTCTGCACACAATCAAATGCACATTGAAGATATGACACTGCTTGCTCTACAGATGGTGCATAGGCATAAAGGattgtgtcatcagcatagaaaTGCACTTTACAATTTTCCATTGAAGCACAGATGTCATTtatatacaatgtaaacaacagTGGCCCCAAAATTGATCCCTGCGGGACACCATTATTTAGTCTCAATGGTTCTGAGATAGAACCTGACATGTCTACCCACTGTGTTCTATTAGAGAGGTAGTTTTGAAACCATGTAAATGAAACTTCATCTAGACCCAAAGAGGACATTTTCTCAAGAAGTAACCTGTGATTAACAGTGTCAAAAGCCTTTGacaaatcaataaacaaagcTGCACAGTGTTTCTTACTGTCAACAACAGAAGCTATATCATTCATTACAGCAGTTGCAGAAATGAAAGACGGGACTGCCCTGAAGGCCACAAATGGCTGGCGTGTTGCATAAATGGCTAACATTTTGTTTCTTTATGTGTACAGTGTCAAAGAAGCTTACCACATACGAGTACATCATGAAAAAGCGGCAAGAAGAGAAGGATCGTGATTTGGAATTGGGAGAGAAGCAATCCCGACCCACAAGTGCGGAATCATCAAAGGTAAGACAGACTCCTCTCTGTTTTAGCTCCCTATAGCACAGTTGATTTGGTTGAGCAGGACATTTTGTTAGACTACATCGTTGctctgtgggttttttttttttcagacacagccttCTGTGGATGTATCTGTGGACTGTGAATCACCTTTGCCCAGTCAAGCCAGTCAAAGCAGGTGAGGCTTTAACTTAATGAGACCAACTGATCAGTTATGATTACAGAACATGTTATTGAGCTGCATTTGTGCCGTCTTTGTAGCATGGAGTACCAGGATGAAAGGAGGGAACTTGCCCTGCGCATCTCTATGGCGATGTGTGCAGAGGTACGGGCAATTTACTTTTTTTCATGAAAGATCTATTTTGAGATTGGACATTTGACATCTGTGCCAAAACtgtgtgcattgtttttttgtgaaaCATGTCATTGAACAAATTGATTTTAAGATTTGACATTGCATTTGACATGTCCCAAAACTGTGTGTATTGCAGCTGAAGCGTCTTGGTTCAATGACAGGAGCTCAATGGCACGAATGGTACAGAAACACCAGCCCATCCAAGGACATGACGCCAGGTGATTTTGAACACTTCACAAACTCAGAATCCAATCATTCATTGCATGGTGCACTGAAAGCTAGTTGTGTTAGTTGGTCCATATTATGATGCAAATGTTTGGGAAGATAAAAGACTGTTAGTTGTAAAATGCAATTCCTAGCATAATGGTGCTACTTGTCTTGGCTTCAATTTCCTAATGAAGAGTCTCTCATTTTAGGGGAGGATTTGTCGATTTGTGACACCGGTTTGAAGGCCCTCGGTGAGTCCCTCAGCTGGACTGGACTAcagcaggtggtggtggtggatggagaGCAGAGCCGTGAGAAGTCTGCGGAAGCGGCTCCTATTATCCAGCAGCCCCTGGCCAGCTCTGTCTTGGCAGTTGAGCAGCAGCTGAGCATGGACACAAGGTCCGAGTCGGCCCTCTCCCAGCAGTGAGCGACTTGAAACCCTCTAGACCTGAACCCTAATGGCTATCTGACAATGGACACGACTAACGACGACGAATTTGGATGACGATTATGGAATATGACTAGCCAAAAAATATTGGAAGATATTTTTTGACCTGGTTTTCTGACAATGGATACGACTACTTGTTCTGAATTTTGACGATGAATGTGGATTATGGCTGAATGGAAGatatataaaaacatttttttctttgattgaagttTACACTGATCTTTTCATGCATGGACCCTGGCTGGAACCGTCTAGTGCCTTAATTTAACTTCACGATAAATGCATACTTGAATGTGTGAAAGTGTTatcacttttcatttttaacttgGAACTGTGGAATAATTGATGTTTTGACAGCAAGTAATGTGAGTATTGTGTATTTCACTCAGTGGTAAAAGGATTACATAATCTGCTGGTTGCATCTTCAGCAGTTGTATAACATGAAAGAAACAGACCCTGGTGACTCTGAGCCACAATAGTGAGACACTTCCACTTCTATGTATTACAAGATGTGAAGAGAGCAGAGCAATTGCATGATATTTGTTCTTGTAAATAAGAAGAAATAGCATGGAAGTGTACACATGCTATATCTAAGCCTAATTATAAATAATTCACATTAACATTATCTGAGGGCAGCAAGTTAATATAGtggatgaaaagaaaatatgtaggctatttattagtAATTCTCTTATTCTCTGAGTTACTGAAAGAAGAGTCATTGTTTTATAATGGtaataaatataatattttatttttaaaatataatcATACAAAAAtagcaattcaattcaatgtacAATATATTGGGCTAAAAAAATGTTCAATCATCTGACTAGCAGGCAGTCAGAAAGCCCATCTGTATGGCCAAATCCCAGATGCCAGGAATGGCATCAAGTTTCTCGACAGCGTCCTCAGGAAGAACGACGCCCTCTGTGGCGTTGTCCCACCACGTCTTCTGCCGAGGCTCGTCCAAGGTCCTGTCACGGACACTTCCTGTCTGGAGCTCGTTGGGGCACCCTGACCCCTCCCTCGCTGGGACGTGCTCAGCCTTACGCTTGAGCCCTCTGTAGTAGGAGGCCATGTCACGGTGGTACTCCATCATCTTCACACGCTCCGCTTGGTTGGAGTGGACTGTGCTCTTACAGTAGGTCGGGACTTCACCACCGGCCCCAGTGGGGAGACCTGCCGGAGCTGCAGGGGTGGACCGAGTGGGACCGACCCCCAGAGGGATGAATCCTCCCTGGGCGACACTGCCTGGCACCTGGGCTTGCATCGGCTTCATGTGTTGCTGACCATGAAGTGCTGCGGCAGGGGCGGTGAAGTTCCCCACAAAGGTAAGGGGTCCAGCCTCCTGCCTCAAAGCACTACTGGATGAGCTGATTGAGCCCACATGGGTCAGTCCACCAGTCTCCCGCTGATGAACAGCAGAGACGGACAGCAGCTCCTGCTCTCGTGCTGACACCTGCACAACTGAAGAGACACATTCATGTTAGCTACTCTAGTTGTCAGTTATTCAGATCGGCCAC from Sardina pilchardus chromosome 7, fSarPil1.1, whole genome shotgun sequence encodes the following:
- the LOC134088207 gene encoding palmitoyltransferase ZDHHC11-like — encoded protein: MRCCDQHLKRTEPAPGSSCNEPVTPAPRSRRNGWSARPTTQQLVSYFTYIYLVVVGFGIYIPLLPSPWDSLAYGHLGFFFVLHLVAHIAAVLIDPAEPIVRARNYASTLPTFDKSQHAHVILDLHCKICDIDVGPRAKHCKACNKCVTDFDHHCKYMNNCVGRRNYWFFFVAVVTAAIGMFLLLLIVLFIIVEHSLNPAILRTAPQFQDYFHTCMSCGTVLSVQSVPVCPGLNNLTWLVFLPLAPVHTSSAGLLVVSCFTFLLTLVFLVVVIHLLGFHIFLLSKKLTTYEYIMKKRQEEKDRDLELGEKQSRPTSAESSKTQPSVDVSVDCESPLPSQASQSSMEYQDERRELALRISMAMCAELKRLGSMTGAQWHEWYRNTSPSKDMTPGEDLSICDTGLKALGESLSWTGLQQVVVVDGEQSREKSAEAAPIIQQPLASSVLAVEQQLSMDTRSESALSQQ